One part of the Vitis riparia cultivar Riparia Gloire de Montpellier isolate 1030 chromosome 15, EGFV_Vit.rip_1.0, whole genome shotgun sequence genome encodes these proteins:
- the LOC117932670 gene encoding putative expansin-B2 yields MAILLHPHPFSLLILLSLFSLLLNPSSCFHPKLLNFSKLQSDTDWSPAGATWYGPANGAGSDGGACGYEDAVEKAPFSAKVSAGGPSLFKSGKGCGACYQVKCTGNEACSGSPVTVTITDECPGCVSESTHFDLSGTAFGAMAKSGQDDQLRNAGVLQIQYRRVECEYPGTSVVFHVDSGSNSNYFASLIEYEDGDGDLARVYLQQALDSDMWVPMQQSWGAVWKLDYGSELRAPFSIKLTALESGNTLVAKNVIPAGWQPGKTYRSVVNFNG; encoded by the exons ATGGCTATTCTTCTTCATCCTCACCCATTTTCTCTCCtcattcttctttctctcttttctcttctactAAACCCCTCTTCCTGCTTCCATCCCAAGCTCCTCAACTTCTCCAAGCTTCAATCTGATACTGATTGGTCCCCTGCCGGTGCAACCTGGTATGGACCGGCCAACGGTGCCGGAAGTGATG GTGGAGCTTGTGGATATGAGGATGCAGTAGAGAAGGCTCCATTCTCAGCAAAGGTATCAGCTGGAGGCCCATCTCTATTCAAGTCAGGCAAAGGATGTGGAGCTTGTTATCAG gtGAAGTGCACAGGAAATGAAGCATGCTCAGGGTCTCCGGTGACTGTGACGATAACTGATGAGTGCCCCGGTTGTGTCTCGGAGTCTACTCATTTTGACCTAAGTGGCACTGCCTTTGGAGCCATGGCTAAGTCTGGCCAGGATGATCAACTGCGCAATGCCGGTGTCTTGCAGATACAATATAGAAG GGTTGAGTGCGAGTATCCGGGTACATCAGTGGTCTTTCACGTGGATTCAGGCTCCAACTCAAATTATTTTGCTTCCCTGATTGAATATGAAGACGGAGATGGTGACCTTGCAAGAGTTTATCTGCAACAGGCTCTTGACTCAGACATGTGGGTTCCCATGCAGCAGTCTTGGGGTGCCGTTTGGAAACTTGATTACGGATCCGAGTTACGGGCTCCTTTCTCAATCAAGCTGACTGCACTCGAATCTGGCAATACCCTTGTGGCCAAAAATGTCATTCCAGCGGGATGGCAGCCCGGAAAAACTTATCGATCAGTAGTCAATTTTAATGGCTGA